AAACCTCCGCCGTAGAAAAGTCCAGGACGTCCGACGGTTGCTAATTCCGGCGTGGCGAATAATCCGTTAGACAATGTACCCCAGACACCAACCGTTCCGTGCACAGAAAGAGCAAAGATCGGATCATCAATTCTTCTCTTATCAAAAAATCTCATACTGAAGAATACGAACGCTCCCCCAACAAGACCAATAATGACAGCCGCCCATGGCTCAACAAAGGCACAAGATGCGGTAATCGCTACAAGACCCGCCAGAGCTCCATTCAAGGTTGTCGGCACATCCGCCTTACCTGTAACTGCCCATACCATAAGCATCGCACCAATGGCTCCTGCACCGGCAGCCAGCTGAGTATTAAGTGCAACATACCCGAAGAAAGCATCCTCTACACCAAATGTACTTCCGCCGTTAAATCCAAACCAGCCAACCCAGAGAATGAGTACACCAAGAGCCGTAAACACCTGGTTATGACCAGCAATTTCATTGGAAGATCCATCTTTATTGTACTTCCCAATACGAGGTTTTAAAATCATTGTTGCTGCCAAGGCTGCAGCCGCCCCTGTTAAGTGGACAACTGTTGACCCGGCGAAGTCCTGCTTCCCATGTTCCGCAAGCCAGCCGCCGCCCCAAATCCAGTGAGCAACAACTGGGTAAACAACGATAGAAAATAAAATTGCAAAAATCACATAAGCGACTAGCTTCGCACGCTCAGCAAACCCGCCAAACGCGATCGTCATCGCAATCGCTGCAAATACCAGTTGGAAGAAGAAATCAACAGAACCCGCAAGCCCTTCTCCCATCGTCGTCGCATCACCATAGAAGAAATCAGAGAAACCAATAATTGAGTTACCTTCCCCATAAATCAGCCCATAACCTACTGCCCAGAATACAAGTGACACAATTCCTACGGTGAAAACCGTCTTACCCGCAATATGACCGGCGTTCTTCATTCTCGTTGAACCGGCTTCAAGAAGGATAAACCCGCCCTGCATAAATAAAACAAGAATCGTACAGACCACAATCCAAAGGTTGTTCATCAAAAAAGTAGCATCCATTATAAGTTCTCTCCTCTTGTGTTAGGTTTTATTACATCTAGTGTTATAAGATATGATACCAAAGTCTGAAAATTAACACAAATGTTTTTTTAAATTTTTTTCCTTAACTAGAAGATAGCTATTGGAACAAAAAAATCCGTGCATGAGTTTGTTGAGCTCATACACGGATTTTTTCAAGAATTACTTATACTTAATCGCTACATTTTTAACAGTTGTATAATTTTTCAGGGCTTCCAATCCTTTTTCACGGCCAAATCCGCTTTTTTTAAAGCCTCCAAACGGCATTTGGATTCCGCCGCCTGCCCCGAAATTATTGATGAATACCTGTCCTGATTTAATGCAGTCTGCAAGACGGTGGGCTTTATTAATATTTTCTGACCAGACGCCTGTGACCAGCCCATACTCTGTGTCATTGGCGAGACGAACAGCTTCTTCTTCTTGGTCAAAGCTAAATACAGTCAATACCGGGCCAAAAATTTCTTCTTGAGCAGCGGGGTGGGAATGATCAAGTGCATCAATGATCGTAGGTTGTATGTAGAATCCTCCTTCATTTCCATTCACCTCAACCCGGTGTCCGCCTGCTACCATTTTCCCGTCCGTTTTCGCCTGCTCTATATAGTTCATAACTTTTTCAAATTGGGACTGGGATAAAATAGGTCCAATATCTGTGTCTTCTATCCCTGGACCAACTAACAACTTTTCAAAAGCATCTTTTACTTTTTCCAGAAATTTATCTTTTATTGGTCTCTCTATTAACAATCTAGATCCAGCTGAACAGGTTTGACCTGCATTTTGGATGATAGATTTAACGACACCTTGCATAGCGGCATCTTGATCACAATCAGCGAACACTATATTTGGCGATTTACCGCCAAGCTCTAATGTCACAGGCACAATATTTTCTGCAGCTGCCTTCATTACCGCTATTCCTGTAGGAACTGATCCTGTAAAAGTAACGTGATTTATATCAGGATGACCGGATAGATAAGCCCCGGCTTCCTTTCCGTAACCGGTAACCAGGTTGAAGACCCCAGGAATTAAATTCAGTTCTTCAAAAAATTGCGCCAGACAATGAGCCGTAGCTGGAGTATCTTCCGCGCTTTTAACAACGACGGTATTTCCAGCAGCAATAGCTGCCGCAACGCTACGGGAAACAATTTGAATTGGGTAATTCCAGGGAACGATATGAGCAGTAACGCCAACGGGCTCACGAACCGTAAAGTCGAGAATCCCATCTTCGACTGGAATGGTTTCTCCCATGATTTTATCAGCTACTCCTCCATAAAACTCAAAATAACGGGCAGCGGCTTCTACATCAGCCATCGATTGACTTAAGGGTTTACCTACATCCTGGGTCTCAAGCTGTGCGAGCGTTTCTTTATCCCTGCGAATTCTCTCTGCCATTTTATTTAAAATATATCCCCGTTCATGGGGTTTGAACTTTTTCCACTCAGGATTCTCAAATGCCCGTCTTGCAGCATTTACCGCCTGATTCACATCCTCTTTACCCGCTCGAGGGATTTTTCCGTAAACCGACTGGTCAGCTGGATCTTTAACGTTAATAAATTCTTTATTACTAGCTTCTTTCCATTCATTATTAATGTACATCAACATTTCTTTCACGTCTTAAAGCCCCCTTCCACCATCAACATTCAGCACTGCGCCAGTAACCATTTTTGCATCATCTGTTAACAAAAATGACACAGCTGCGGTTATATCAGTTGGTGTCAGGAGTCTCCCCATCGGAACACTTTGCTTGAACACCGTTTCTTTCGCTTGTTCAATATTGGTGCC
This window of the Halobacillus sp. Marseille-Q1614 genome carries:
- a CDS encoding aldehyde dehydrogenase family protein, encoding MKEMLMYINNEWKEASNKEFINVKDPADQSVYGKIPRAGKEDVNQAVNAARRAFENPEWKKFKPHERGYILNKMAERIRRDKETLAQLETQDVGKPLSQSMADVEAAARYFEFYGGVADKIMGETIPVEDGILDFTVREPVGVTAHIVPWNYPIQIVSRSVAAAIAAGNTVVVKSAEDTPATAHCLAQFFEELNLIPGVFNLVTGYGKEAGAYLSGHPDINHVTFTGSVPTGIAVMKAAAENIVPVTLELGGKSPNIVFADCDQDAAMQGVVKSIIQNAGQTCSAGSRLLIERPIKDKFLEKVKDAFEKLLVGPGIEDTDIGPILSQSQFEKVMNYIEQAKTDGKMVAGGHRVEVNGNEGGFYIQPTIIDALDHSHPAAQEEIFGPVLTVFSFDQEEEAVRLANDTEYGLVTGVWSENINKAHRLADCIKSGQVFINNFGAGGGIQMPFGGFKKSGFGREKGLEALKNYTTVKNVAIKYK
- a CDS encoding ammonium transporter, which translates into the protein MDATFLMNNLWIVVCTILVLFMQGGFILLEAGSTRMKNAGHIAGKTVFTVGIVSLVFWAVGYGLIYGEGNSIIGFSDFFYGDATTMGEGLAGSVDFFFQLVFAAIAMTIAFGGFAERAKLVAYVIFAILFSIVVYPVVAHWIWGGGWLAEHGKQDFAGSTVVHLTGAAAALAATMILKPRIGKYNKDGSSNEIAGHNQVFTALGVLILWVGWFGFNGGSTFGVEDAFFGYVALNTQLAAGAGAIGAMLMVWAVTGKADVPTTLNGALAGLVAITASCAFVEPWAAVIIGLVGGAFVFFSMRFFDKRRIDDPIFALSVHGTVGVWGTLSNGLFATPELATVGRPGLFYGGGFEQLGVQALGVVACGLYAFIVSWIILKVMDKAMGGLRVSEEEEIMGLDLSEHGGYGYPENLTPPETKQKTRAGA